The Anaerotignum faecicola genome includes a window with the following:
- a CDS encoding sodium:solute symporter family protein: MNINWMLLGAVVVYIGVVICVGAVASKRNPAKDTKDMVLAGGQLGPIVLGGTMAATWVGGGTITGGSLAVGADYGVFPALGYTLFSCLAPLLLYVIAKKVNRRGAMTVGSIFEDRYGKFAKYFSAVVIVLAYVGTASYQFKAFGNAIYVCTGMNIDVAMVVGVIIITSIAMMGGMRSVAVTDCISAIFVVFAMVIALTVSVGALNGFEGVVERAAEGTASFPLGNMPALAWLALTFGGTMNIIGDQNFIQRLSSGKNDKTLKKAIFIFVGIILAVMICSSTLGWVLRVYYPDLESSLLFFTYASAVSPIVGMLMVACGAALILTTANSYLLSATTSGVMDLWLVFVDKNATEKRKVWYIRACLVIFAVIAFVMCRFFPNVLAIQNYVYALYSSAITPALFAALLWKGVTKQGAVASIVSGTVITLVNEFSGKPINGIASAIFAIPVSVLLLYFVSKATYKGPTEMDKSFFADEEA, encoded by the coding sequence ATGAATATTAACTGGATGTTATTGGGAGCTGTTGTCGTATATATAGGTGTTGTTATCTGCGTAGGAGCTGTCGCAAGCAAAAGGAATCCGGCCAAGGATACAAAAGATATGGTTCTTGCGGGCGGACAGCTTGGCCCGATAGTCCTCGGCGGCACAATGGCGGCCACATGGGTAGGCGGCGGCACGATTACCGGAGGAAGCCTCGCGGTAGGCGCGGATTACGGTGTGTTCCCGGCTTTGGGATATACTCTTTTTTCCTGTCTGGCTCCGCTTTTGTTATATGTTATTGCAAAGAAAGTTAACCGGCGCGGCGCTATGACCGTAGGCAGTATTTTTGAAGACAGGTACGGCAAGTTTGCAAAATATTTCAGCGCGGTTGTAATTGTGCTTGCGTATGTGGGAACGGCGTCGTACCAGTTTAAGGCTTTCGGCAATGCGATTTATGTCTGCACGGGCATGAACATAGACGTTGCAATGGTTGTGGGCGTTATAATCATAACGAGCATCGCTATGATGGGCGGTATGCGAAGCGTTGCCGTAACGGACTGTATAAGCGCTATATTCGTTGTGTTCGCAATGGTGATTGCGCTTACGGTTTCAGTTGGGGCTTTGAACGGGTTTGAAGGCGTGGTTGAAAGGGCTGCGGAAGGCACGGCAAGTTTCCCGTTGGGAAATATGCCAGCTTTGGCATGGCTTGCCCTCACGTTCGGCGGAACAATGAATATAATCGGCGATCAGAACTTTATCCAAAGGCTTTCGTCGGGTAAAAACGATAAAACACTCAAAAAAGCAATATTTATCTTTGTCGGAATTATACTTGCAGTTATGATTTGCTCATCAACATTGGGCTGGGTTTTAAGGGTATATTACCCGGATTTGGAATCAAGCCTGCTTTTCTTCACATATGCTTCGGCAGTTTCTCCTATCGTTGGAATGCTTATGGTAGCGTGCGGCGCGGCTTTAATACTTACAACGGCAAATTCTTATCTTCTTTCGGCAACAACAAGCGGCGTTATGGACTTATGGCTTGTGTTTGTTGACAAAAACGCAACTGAAAAAAGGAAAGTATGGTATATACGCGCGTGCCTTGTTATTTTTGCCGTGATAGCTTTTGTAATGTGCCGTTTCTTCCCGAACGTGCTTGCAATACAGAACTATGTTTACGCGCTGTATTCCTCGGCTATTACGCCGGCGCTTTTCGCGGCTTTGCTGTGGAAGGGAGTGACAAAACAGGGGGCTGTGGCTTCGATTGTTTCCGGAACCGTTATTACTTTAGTGAACGAATTTTCCGGCAAGCCTATTAACGGTATCGCCAGCGCGATATTTGCAATCCCTGTTTCCGTACTGCTTTTATACTTCGTTTCAAAAGCTACTTACAAAGGGCCTACGGAAATGGACAAATCTTTCTTTGCCGATGAAGAAGCCTGA
- a CDS encoding iron-containing alcohol dehydrogenase family protein — protein MKNKSDGFSQQFLPDYTVGPEAYKDVAAVCGKYGTKAIAIGGKRALAAAKGELEKALNGSGIEILDFVWYGGEASFENAENIMALDKFAQADMIFAFGGGKALDTCKYSAYVSKKPVFTFPTIAGTCAAASSEAIMYYPSGVMRETVETGRPAVHIFINTKIIAEAPEVYLWTGIGDTMAKHFETSLAGRGKELSHGEALGIEMGSMCYKPLVKYSKKALDDCKNNVSSYDLEQICLCNIVTTGLVSGFINSSLNSNIAHSIFYGMTVLPQIEKDHLHGEVVSYGVLVLLIYDNQLERLDELYPFYKSIGLPTKLADIDVKMEELTPVIDKCLDVEDIHNVPYEVTREKLMEAITYLEEYNLKH, from the coding sequence ATGAAAAACAAATCAGATGGATTTTCACAGCAGTTCCTGCCGGATTATACGGTGGGGCCGGAGGCATATAAAGACGTAGCCGCAGTATGCGGCAAGTACGGTACAAAAGCTATTGCTATAGGCGGCAAGAGGGCTTTGGCGGCGGCGAAAGGCGAACTTGAAAAAGCTTTGAACGGAAGCGGCATTGAAATACTTGATTTCGTATGGTACGGCGGAGAAGCGTCCTTTGAAAATGCGGAAAATATAATGGCGCTTGACAAATTTGCACAGGCCGATATGATTTTCGCTTTCGGAGGCGGCAAAGCGCTTGACACATGCAAATATTCGGCATATGTTTCAAAAAAGCCTGTCTTTACGTTCCCAACTATTGCCGGGACATGCGCGGCGGCGTCGTCCGAGGCGATAATGTACTATCCGAGCGGCGTTATGCGCGAAACGGTTGAAACAGGCAGGCCGGCCGTACATATATTTATAAATACAAAGATTATCGCCGAAGCTCCGGAGGTTTATTTATGGACCGGTATCGGCGACACTATGGCAAAACATTTTGAAACGTCTTTGGCCGGGCGCGGAAAGGAGCTTTCCCATGGAGAAGCGCTCGGAATCGAGATGGGTTCCATGTGCTACAAACCGCTTGTAAAATACAGCAAAAAAGCTTTGGACGACTGTAAGAACAATGTTTCAAGCTACGATCTTGAGCAGATCTGCCTGTGCAATATTGTAACGACGGGGCTTGTTTCGGGATTTATAAATTCATCCCTTAATTCGAATATAGCCCATTCTATATTCTACGGTATGACTGTCCTGCCGCAGATTGAGAAGGATCACCTTCACGGGGAAGTAGTTTCATACGGCGTGCTCGTGCTGCTTATTTATGACAACCAGCTTGAACGCCTTGACGAACTTTATCCGTTCTATAAATCAATAGGTCTGCCTACAAAGCTTGCCGATATTGACGTTAAAATGGAAGAACTTACTCCCGTTATAGACAAATGTTTGGACGTTGAGGATATACACAACGTACCGTATGAAGTCACAAGGGAAAAGCTTATGGAAGCGATTACATATTTGGAAGAATATAACTTGAAGCATTAA
- a CDS encoding helix-turn-helix transcriptional regulator has translation MKTKVRELRLAMKMTQHQLADLAHVSSRTIISIEKGQYSPSLMLAYRIALLFGVSVEELCCLKENKELEDREYENL, from the coding sequence ATGAAAACCAAAGTCAGAGAACTGCGTTTGGCAATGAAAATGACACAGCATCAACTTGCCGACCTTGCGCATGTTTCTTCGCGTACAATTATATCAATCGAAAAAGGCCAGTACAGCCCGTCGCTTATGCTTGCATACAGGATAGCCCTGCTGTTCGGCGTGTCCGTTGAAGAGCTTTGCTGCCTTAAAGAAAATAAAGAACTGGAGGACAGAGAATATGAAAATTTATAA
- a CDS encoding EFR1 family ferrodoxin (N-terminal region resembles flavodoxins. C-terminal ferrodoxin region binds two 4Fe-4S clusters.): MILYFSGTGNSEYTAKRIAKANGGKAVDLFDKIRNNDFSEIHSDDPWVIVTPTYAWRIPRIVHRWLENTPLTGNNEIYFVMTCGENIGAAEKYLKTLCRKKCLKFMGCAAVIMPENYIALFSTPTKSESLKIIEKSEKAIGNAAKFIKRGKTFPRPHITLKDNIESGVVNMLFYPAFVHAKKFYAKENCISCGKCVSVCPLFNISLKNGRPSWGNNCTHCMACICRCPVSAIEYGRHSKSLPRYVCPKNI, encoded by the coding sequence ATGATATTGTACTTTTCAGGCACAGGAAACAGCGAATATACGGCGAAACGTATTGCCAAAGCTAACGGCGGAAAAGCCGTCGATCTTTTTGATAAAATCCGAAACAACGACTTTTCCGAAATACATTCCGACGACCCGTGGGTTATAGTAACGCCCACTTACGCCTGGAGGATACCCCGTATTGTGCACAGATGGCTTGAAAATACGCCCCTTACGGGAAATAATGAAATATACTTTGTAATGACGTGCGGCGAAAATATCGGAGCCGCCGAAAAATACCTTAAAACTCTGTGCCGCAAAAAATGCCTTAAATTTATGGGATGCGCCGCCGTTATAATGCCGGAAAACTATATTGCGCTTTTTTCTACGCCTACGAAAAGCGAATCGCTTAAAATCATAGAAAAATCGGAAAAGGCAATCGGCAACGCCGCTAAATTTATAAAACGCGGCAAAACTTTTCCACGCCCGCATATAACGCTTAAAGACAATATAGAAAGCGGTGTTGTCAATATGCTTTTCTATCCCGCCTTTGTGCATGCAAAAAAGTTTTATGCAAAGGAAAATTGTATTTCATGCGGCAAATGCGTTTCCGTTTGTCCTCTTTTCAACATAAGCCTTAAAAACGGCCGTCCTTCCTGGGGCAATAACTGCACTCATTGTATGGCGTGTATATGCCGCTGTCCCGTTTCCGCCATTGAATACGGAAGACACAGCAAATCCCTGCCGAGATATGTATGCCCCAAAAATATTTAA
- a CDS encoding cation:proton antiporter: MLTSLAFIFLAGLAAAALCQKVKLPRIIGMLAVGTILGPYVLNLLDGSILSISSELRQMALIIILIKAGLTLNVSDLKRVGRPAVLMSFLPASFEILAFFIFAPYLLGVTRIEAAVMGAVLGAVSPAVVIPRMVRLMDEGYGVDKSIPQMILAGASCDDIFVIVLFSTFTAMAQGGRAGIMDFINIPVSVLLGAALGAAAGYMLGTFFETAYAGKNYIRNSTKTIIVLGVSFLLMAAETWLKGTIPVSGLLAVVSSACMLKIKCAPSVSRRLSEKFGKLWIAAEILLFVLVGAAVDIRYTLSAGIPAVIMIFTALLFRAAGVCICLAGTNLNFRERVFCITAYLPKATVQAAIGSVPLAMGLPCGKIVLSVAVLAILITAPLGAAGMDMSYKKLLSKEGAGEND; encoded by the coding sequence ATGCTTACATCGCTCGCATTTATTTTTCTTGCGGGGCTTGCGGCGGCCGCTTTGTGCCAAAAGGTGAAACTGCCTCGGATTATAGGCATGCTTGCCGTAGGAACGATACTGGGGCCTTACGTTCTTAATCTGCTTGACGGTTCGATACTTTCAATATCTTCCGAGCTTAGGCAGATGGCGCTGATTATTATACTCATAAAAGCTGGGCTTACCCTTAATGTTTCGGATTTGAAAAGGGTTGGCAGGCCGGCGGTTTTAATGTCGTTTTTGCCGGCGAGTTTTGAAATACTGGCGTTTTTTATATTTGCGCCTTATTTGCTTGGCGTTACGAGGATTGAAGCCGCCGTTATGGGAGCTGTTCTGGGGGCCGTTTCGCCTGCCGTCGTTATACCTCGTATGGTTAGGCTTATGGATGAGGGATACGGTGTTGACAAAAGCATACCGCAGATGATTCTGGCCGGCGCGTCATGTGACGATATATTTGTGATAGTCCTGTTTTCGACATTCACGGCCATGGCGCAGGGAGGCCGGGCCGGCATTATGGATTTTATAAACATACCCGTTTCCGTTTTGCTGGGCGCGGCATTAGGGGCGGCCGCCGGATACATGCTCGGGACGTTCTTTGAAACGGCATATGCCGGCAAAAATTATATACGAAACAGTACGAAAACAATAATTGTGCTTGGGGTGTCATTCCTGCTCATGGCGGCTGAAACATGGCTTAAAGGAACTATACCCGTATCGGGGTTATTGGCTGTTGTTTCTTCGGCATGCATGCTGAAAATCAAATGCGCGCCGTCCGTATCGCGGCGGCTTTCCGAAAAATTCGGCAAGCTGTGGATTGCCGCCGAAATACTTCTGTTTGTGCTTGTAGGGGCGGCGGTTGACATACGGTACACTTTGTCCGCGGGAATCCCCGCCGTAATCATGATTTTTACGGCGCTTTTATTCCGTGCCGCGGGAGTGTGCATATGTCTGGCCGGTACGAACCTTAATTTCAGGGAGCGCGTTTTTTGCATAACGGCATATTTGCCCAAAGCTACGGTACAGGCGGCTATAGGTTCCGTACCGCTTGCAATGGGCCTGCCATGTGGAAAGATTGTGCTTTCGGTTGCAGTTTTGGCGATATTGATAACGGCGCCGCTTGGAGCCGCCGGAATGGACATGTCTTATAAAAAGCTTCTTTCCAAAGAAGGAGCCGGAGAAAATGACTGA
- a CDS encoding molybdopterin-binding protein, which translates to MNKIYILPTGDEIKNGVVLDLDAPEMIRQAVAAYPETEITRLAPIIDNENAILDKISETADKKPDLIALIGGSGGGHRFSPTLGKDFTHSALQKYLDEYSSHEIYGKNGHMWTKLFCGKKGGTYVINVPGPFVEAKAAFAAFLKAYAENKDLDGISRDMAEAVLALFPEGAAETV; encoded by the coding sequence ATGAACAAAATATATATACTGCCTACAGGCGACGAGATAAAAAACGGAGTCGTGCTTGACTTGGACGCGCCGGAAATGATAAGGCAGGCTGTGGCCGCATACCCTGAAACCGAAATAACAAGACTGGCCCCTATTATAGACAACGAAAATGCAATACTTGACAAAATATCCGAAACGGCGGATAAAAAACCGGATTTAATAGCCCTTATCGGCGGAAGCGGCGGCGGACACAGGTTCAGCCCGACGTTGGGGAAGGATTTTACACATTCCGCACTCCAAAAGTATTTGGATGAATATTCTTCGCATGAGATTTACGGAAAAAACGGCCATATGTGGACAAAGCTTTTCTGCGGAAAGAAAGGCGGCACATACGTTATAAATGTGCCCGGGCCTTTTGTGGAGGCGAAAGCCGCTTTTGCGGCGTTTTTGAAGGCGTATGCGGAGAATAAGGATCTGGACGGCATAAGCAGGGATATGGCGGAAGCCGTGCTGGCATTGTTTCCCGAAGGGGCGGCGGAAACGGTTTAA
- a CDS encoding HAD hydrolase-like protein, which produces MNKLVPKAITFDIFGTVIDWEGEIQEFFKNLMAKYGITGVDPKTVQQRWEEIQFDYIQEYKPYRKVLYDTMAMTCEEFGFKFTEEDCTAFANSMSTWKAFPDSVEAIKEIRKLTKFVALTNTDNDIIDACLKNAGIEVDDIVTAEMAGCYKPHTDGFDLSRKRLGLTVDEMMHAGFGFKYDVVPGNKLGYRTIWVNRQGIIRPVDDKEDILCGDLKTLAYILKGMAAVDAENE; this is translated from the coding sequence ATGAATAAATTGGTGCCTAAGGCAATTACGTTTGACATTTTTGGAACTGTTATCGACTGGGAAGGCGAAATTCAGGAGTTTTTTAAAAACTTAATGGCGAAATACGGCATAACCGGCGTTGATCCGAAAACTGTTCAGCAAAGGTGGGAGGAAATCCAGTTTGATTACATACAGGAATACAAGCCTTACCGCAAAGTCCTTTACGATACAATGGCTATGACATGCGAGGAATTCGGCTTCAAATTTACGGAAGAGGACTGCACGGCTTTTGCAAACTCAATGTCAACATGGAAAGCTTTCCCAGACTCCGTTGAAGCTATAAAGGAAATAAGGAAGCTTACAAAATTTGTCGCTCTTACAAACACAGACAACGATATTATCGACGCTTGTCTGAAAAACGCCGGCATTGAGGTTGACGACATTGTAACGGCTGAAATGGCGGGATGCTATAAGCCTCATACAGATGGGTTCGACCTTTCAAGGAAACGCCTCGGCCTTACAGTTGACGAAATGATGCATGCAGGCTTCGGCTTTAAATACGACGTTGTGCCGGGGAATAAGCTCGGTTACAGGACTATATGGGTAAACAGGCAGGGAATTATCCGTCCTGTGGACGATAAAGAGGATATACTCTGCGGCGACCTCAAAACACTGGCTTACATATTAAAAGGAATGGCGGCTGTAGACGCGGAAAACGAATAA
- a CDS encoding DUF362 domain-containing protein, which translates to MSGITNLIGHIKLPKFVKARQVFDKTEMTPAEISEELKKGFEKEGIKGRIKPGQRICITCGSRGVSNMAFVTKALADYVKSMGAEPFLIPAMGSHGGATAEGQVEILKNLGITAESIGCPVLSSMETVKISRAEGREGMEGFDVCIDKNAFEADGIIVLNRVKAHTSFQGPYESGLMKMLTIGLGKQYGAHICHAGGDDNMSERIGLNGREVIKHANVVMGVALLENAFDKTNGVFVMPGEEIPLKEPEILQKAKKSMGRIWFDSCDVLIVEEIGKNFTGAGMDPNVVGRCVNTKLKMGIDAQRIGIFGLSAESHGNATGMGRADLATRKFFEQLSFDDTYPNFITSYDPMAFRIPIIVDSEEEVMKACVASALNIDYDNPRIIIIKNSLEIENILISEAMAEEAEKSGRIEIISGEPFDLAFNGEGELEAEY; encoded by the coding sequence GTGTCCGGAATTACAAACCTTATCGGGCATATAAAACTGCCGAAATTTGTAAAGGCGCGTCAGGTTTTTGACAAGACCGAAATGACGCCGGCCGAAATATCGGAAGAACTGAAAAAAGGTTTTGAAAAAGAAGGAATAAAAGGCAGGATCAAACCGGGGCAGAGAATATGCATTACATGCGGCAGCAGGGGCGTTTCAAATATGGCCTTTGTTACAAAAGCCCTTGCGGATTATGTTAAATCCATGGGGGCCGAGCCTTTTTTGATACCGGCCATGGGAAGCCACGGCGGCGCTACGGCCGAAGGACAGGTTGAAATACTTAAAAATTTGGGTATTACGGCCGAAAGTATAGGATGTCCTGTGCTTTCGTCCATGGAAACCGTGAAAATAAGCCGTGCGGAAGGCCGCGAAGGTATGGAAGGCTTTGACGTATGTATTGATAAAAACGCCTTTGAAGCCGACGGCATTATAGTTTTAAACAGGGTGAAGGCGCATACAAGTTTTCAGGGGCCTTATGAAAGCGGGCTTATGAAAATGCTCACAATCGGCCTCGGCAAGCAGTACGGCGCGCATATATGCCATGCCGGCGGCGACGACAACATGTCGGAACGCATAGGCCTTAACGGCAGGGAAGTTATAAAACATGCAAATGTCGTTATGGGAGTGGCCCTTTTAGAAAATGCCTTTGACAAAACAAACGGCGTTTTTGTGATGCCTGGGGAAGAGATACCGTTGAAGGAGCCCGAAATACTTCAAAAAGCAAAAAAATCCATGGGCCGCATATGGTTTGACAGCTGTGATGTGCTTATTGTTGAAGAAATCGGCAAAAATTTTACGGGAGCGGGAATGGACCCGAATGTTGTCGGAAGGTGCGTGAACACAAAACTCAAAATGGGCATCGACGCACAGCGGATAGGCATATTCGGTTTGAGCGCGGAGTCCCACGGAAACGCAACCGGAATGGGCAGGGCGGATCTTGCCACAAGGAAATTTTTTGAACAGTTAAGCTTTGACGATACATATCCGAACTTTATTACAAGCTATGATCCAATGGCGTTTAGGATACCTATTATTGTCGACAGCGAAGAGGAAGTTATGAAAGCCTGCGTTGCAAGCGCCCTTAATATCGACTATGACAATCCGAGGATCATAATTATTAAGAACTCGCTGGAAATCGAAAATATCTTAATTTCCGAAGCAATGGCGGAAGAAGCGGAAAAAAGCGGCCGCATTGAAATTATATCCGGAGAGCCTTTCGACTTGGCGTTTAACGGAGAAGGCGAACTTGAAGCCGAATATTGA
- a CDS encoding LysR family transcriptional regulator, giving the protein MEIAKCGNITKAAAKLGYTQSGLSHTLNRVEDELGFKLFMRSKKGVTLTSEGAAILPIAKQIESGMEKLRETITSIQGLEHGKITVGTFTSISTNILPPVLMAFGKDYPGIKIELLEGSVTEIQNWIMDHTVDIGLTSLQENEEFEHKIWFEDPLLAVLPTDFETENENYFDIKLFEKYPFIMPANEKGCDYDIEKFLESNNIKINVKLSSTSTMAIIKMVARGLGVTILPRLITLGHTNGVKTLPLRPYCCRNLGMGYISLKSASPATKKFIEYVQLIIDERRGKEQNYFS; this is encoded by the coding sequence ATTGAAATTGCCAAATGCGGCAACATCACAAAAGCCGCCGCAAAGCTCGGATATACCCAAAGCGGGCTCAGCCATACTCTCAACCGCGTTGAGGACGAATTGGGCTTTAAGCTTTTCATGCGTTCCAAAAAAGGCGTAACCCTGACAAGCGAGGGCGCCGCAATACTTCCCATTGCGAAACAGATAGAAAGCGGCATGGAAAAGCTGCGTGAAACAATTACAAGCATACAGGGCCTGGAACACGGCAAAATAACGGTTGGCACGTTTACAAGCATTTCGACAAATATCCTTCCCCCTGTGTTAATGGCCTTCGGAAAGGACTACCCGGGCATTAAAATAGAACTGCTTGAAGGCTCCGTAACGGAAATACAGAACTGGATTATGGATCATACCGTTGACATAGGCCTTACAAGCCTTCAGGAAAATGAAGAGTTTGAACATAAAATCTGGTTTGAAGATCCGCTTTTGGCTGTTCTGCCGACGGATTTCGAAACTGAAAACGAAAATTATTTCGACATAAAACTGTTTGAAAAATATCCTTTTATAATGCCTGCAAATGAAAAAGGCTGTGATTACGATATTGAAAAATTTTTAGAATCGAACAACATAAAAATTAACGTCAAACTTTCATCCACAAGCACAATGGCAATCATAAAAATGGTTGCGCGCGGTCTTGGCGTCACTATACTGCCGCGTTTAATCACGCTGGGGCATACAAACGGCGTTAAAACGCTTCCTCTGCGCCCATACTGCTGCAGGAACCTGGGAATGGGATATATATCGCTTAAAAGCGCGTCGCCTGCAACTAAGAAGTTCATTGAATATGTTCAGCTAATTATCGACGAACGCAGAGGCAAAGAGCAAAACTACTTTTCATAG